The DNA segment CAAAAGTCTTGCAAGCCTCGAGAGAATCCTTCAAGCCAACGAGTTTTTCCTCGGCTATCTTCAGCGAATCAATGGAACCTTTGCGGTGGTGTTTGCCGGGCTTGCCGTCAGACTTTGTTGCGCAAGCGGCGGCGCGAATCGCGGCCTCAAGCGAAGGCTGGCCGACATAGAATGCGAATTCGGCCTTCGACTTCGGGCGGCTCTCGGCAACATAATTCCTCACGACAGATTCCAGCACGGCGTCACTTAATACAGACATTTCTACCTACTTTCTATTTACCAATACAAAACTTCGAAAAGATTCTGTCCAGCACCTCTTCGCCGATGGATTCGCCGGTGATTTCACCAAGCGCGTTGGCGGCGTCGCGGAGATCGGCGGCCATCAATGTGGATTCGCTGAAAAGAGATTGTGCACGAACGAGGGCCTCGTTTGCCCGCCGAAGGGCATCGTGATGGCGCTGCTCGGTGATGATCAGGTCACCTGCGGTTTCAAGCTCTTCGGTGAACACGCGGGTCAGTTCTGTGAGCAACTCTTCCACTCCGCCGCCTGACAGCGCCGAAATGTGAAACACGCCGCTGTGTGTTGCAAAGGGGACGGCATACTCCGCGCGACTGAGGTCACTCTTATTATACACGATTAACGGAGTTTTGTTCGCGATTTCGGCCAGCATTTCCGGTCCGGGCAGGTCTCCGGTCTGACTATCAATAAGGAGAAGGATGAGATCGGCGCGACTCAGCGCTTTTCGCGTGCGTTCGATACCAATACTTTCGATTTCGTGCTCCGTGTCGCGCAAACCGGCAGTGTCCTGAAAGATGACTTCATGGCCGGAAAGCTCAAGATGGGCCTCGATAACATCCCGGGTCGTGCCGGGATGGGGTGAGACAATGGCGCGCTCGTCGCCAACAATCCGGTTCAGAAGAGTGGACTTTCCGGCATTCGGCGCTCCTACAATCGCCACGCGAAGTCCTTCGCGTTCGATTCGACCTCGGGCAAACGACGAGATTAGATGTTTGATTTTTTGCTGAAGCTCTAACAAATCGGTCTTTCGGGACTCCAAAGACTGGAAACTTACGTCTTCCTCGCTGAAATCCAGCTCAAGTTCTAACAATGCCAATAAATCCAATATCTTCGCGCGCATCTCCCGGACATGCTCCGAGAGCTTTCCGGACAACTGCGACAGTGCGGTGCGAGCAGAAGCCTCAGAACGAGCATGAATCAGGCCTGCCACGGCCTCGGCCTGGGCTAAGTCGAGCTTGCCATTCAGAAATGCGCGCTCAGTAAACTCTCCGGGGCGTGCCATGCGCACGTCCTGTGACAATATCAATTTTAATATGCGCTTAGATACAACATTCCCGCCATGACAGGAAATCTCAATGACATCTTCTCCTGTATAGGAATGCGGGGACTTAAAAAAGCTGATTAACACTTCGTCAATCAGCTCATTGTTATTATTGTATATGTATGCGTGCTTAACCGTATTTGGAGCTGTTTCCAGCCCCCCCATATTCCCCCCGTGAACGGAGGGAGACCCGAGGAGCCTTGCAACTTCCCACGACTTTGGTCCGGAAACTCGGATGACGGCGATGCCGCCAATTCCCGGTGGAGTGGCAATGGCGGCAATGGTGTCGGCGGGTGGGGTCACGGGCGAACTCAGAGCTTCCTGAAGTACATGCGCATCCGATCGGCCATTGCCGTTCGACGTGCGTCAAGAAAGTCGGAGTAATGTTCCGAGCTCATCTCGGTGATTCCATCAGGGATGCAATGAGCACGCAGATTCTCTTTCAATTCGTCAAGATCGTTGATGGCGCCATATGCCGATTGCCCCCGCGAGCAGGCTTCAAACAATGTAGAGAAATACTTGCTTGGTGCGAGATCTCCAATCGCAATATTTATCTCGCTCTGCGTGACTGCGTAGTTTGCAATCTGATTATAGATACCTTTTGATGCGCCCTCTTTCTTGAGGTAGTTCTTTGGAAAGATGTGGTGGTGGTCCCCACGATTAAGAATCAAATCCTGTACCGTGATGTCGCGCGACAGGAACCCTTTGTCGTTTAGCTTTACCTGTGCTGCGCGAAAAACGCGGAAAGCGGGCGAACTTGAAGACGAGGTAACCATCTCTTGCGGTAATTGCACCGACCAATATGAATCGGACAATGTTCCCGACATAATTGCCTCAATGTACTTGTGAAACCCCTGTTGTTCAAACTGGCGAACATCAAAATCAATGGTGCTTTCGGCGGAACCAGAATATCGCTGGGTTAGCATTGACAAGACAAACCACTTGCGAACGAAGGATTCAATCTCGGGTGCCGGCACGTTGTGCCTTCGCATCAAGAGATACAATATGTACGCGACATTGAGAGCGTTCTGAGATCCGACTAAGGTAGCGTCGACAAATCCCGCCGAGCGTATAATCATGACAAAGCGCTTGAAGTTTGTTTCGCTCATGAAGTTCTGTATGCCAGCCCTTAATCTCTCAAAGGATTCTTCTGCCACAGTCGCTTCGTATTGTTTTGTCTCAAAGTTTCTTCCAGACAGCAACGCTACCAAATCTTCAAGGCGGCCTCTACCAAACTCAGACGTATAGGCTACGCGCAACATATCCGTATATGCCGGATCGTAAATATCGTCACCTTCTTGCTTCAACCACGACATTTTCTGAAAATAGTCGGTTTTCGCAAACTCCTTGTCCTTGTCTGCAATAATTCCGTGGAACTCCGGAGCAACTGTTAGGTGACAGAAGTAATCAATTGCTTTCCGAAGGGTGTGCCCATCATACTGCTCGCTTGACGCAATCTTGGACATCGCAAAGTCCGCTTGGCTCAGCTCCGTTCCGGCTGAGTTTACTCGAATAAACACTTCCGTAACCGTTTCAATACCAAGATCGGCCTCGAGCTCTATTAAGCCAACTGAATTGTTGGTGATTTGGCGAAGGCCCTCCAAGCTCTTGAAGACTGCATCTTGCGACGCGCTCTCGTTTTTTTGGCAATATTCGTTGACAAGCGAAAACATACTAGCAGTTGGAGCAAAGACCTCTGCGATATCTGGCAACCAGCTTTTGTCCTTTTTGATGGCGGGATTTGTCACTTCAAATCTTCGCTCAATTGGGTGATACGCAATACGTATGCGCACAGTCTCATAGTCCTTGGTCACGACTTCACGTCCCAGCAAAGACGCCATTAAGGCAGTGACTCGCTGCTGCCCGTCAATAAGAATTCGCTTTCCAGCTGATTGCGTGCCATCCTTCAGTCGGACTGTTGGGTTTCGCCAGGCAATAAGGTAGCCAACTGGATAACCCTGCAACAGAGAATCTAAAAGGTCGCGAACCTTCGTTGCGCTCCACACAAACGGACGTTGGATTTCGGGAATCGCAATCTCTCCCGACTTGACCCAAGACAGAAGAGTATCAATGGGCTGTTGTGTTACAGAGTACTTCTGTTGTGGCATATCACCTACTTTAATCTCTTCTTTACGGACTCAATCTTCTCGATAAGCGAGGCGAGGTTCTTGTCGACATCGGCGAGTTTGGCTTCCTTCTCTTCGCGCCAGCCCGCCACCTGATCCGCAAATTCGTCTGTGCGCGCATTGGTTTCCATGTCGTTCAGGCGCGCAATCTGCTCTTCGAGCTTTACGCGAAAGTCGCGCATTTTCTCCAGTTTGGTTTCCCACTCGGCCAGCAGTCCGCTCGTGCGTTCCGTCCATTCTTCATATTGTTTCTTGCGTTCTGCGCGACCGCTTTCGATGCGCACCGCCGCGGCTTCCCACGACGCGTCGAGCGATTTGCGAATCTCGTCACGCTGTTCGCGCGAGAGTTCGGCGCTGCGCTGCCACGGACGAAGCTCTTTTATCTTTTTATGACAATCGAACGGATCGCCGCTCGCCGCAAGCTCCGCGCACTGCTGCATGTGCTCTTTTCCCTGCGCATAGTTTTCCTCGCGCACAGCTTTGCGGTGAGACCAAATCGCGTCGTCGGCTGTCTTCCACAATTTCCACAGCGCTTCGCGGTCTTTGGGAATCAGCGGGCTTTGTTTCTCTTTCGTGCCCGAAAACTCTTCGCGAATCGCCTTCATTTGATCGGATATCTTGTTGAAATCGTCGGCGAACTTCGCGTTGGGTCCCGCTTGCTGCAGCTCGATTAGACGCGCTTCGAGTTTGCCGCGCAGCTCCAGCGAGGCAAGCCGCTGCTCTTCGCGTTCCGAATTTTGCTGCGCGCGCGCGTCGTCGCACAACGCGCTGAACTCCTGCCAGAGTTTTTCGCGCTCCTCGTGCGGCAGCGGCTTCAGTGTTTTGAACAGCCCGCCGACGGATTTCGCGTGTTCGAAAAATTCCTTGTAGTTGCGCCTGCCGTCTTTCATGTGGCCCTGGTCGAGCTCACGAATGGCGGCGCGGATTTTGTCCAGATTTGCTTCCGCGGCGGCAGGTTCGGCGGCGACTTCTTCGGCGGTCGATGCCGGGCCGAGCTCATCAGTAGAAAAGGATTCCAGCGCGTCATTGTCCGTCGCCGGAGCTGAGTCGGGCTCGGTGTGTGACTGCTCTTCCGGAGTCTGCTCCGGGGTTTCGTTTTGGATCTCGTCGGGGTTCATGGTTGGGTTCGTTGCGGTGTGTATCTGTCTGTTTTTGCGTGTTTTGCGATAGTTGTGCTGTTCGCTTGACTTTCTCAAGCTCACTTCGTATGTTTCATCTGAAACAAGGCGTGCGATTTGCACGTATAAAGGTTGAATCGCCGCTGTCGCTGAAACCTGTACCTCATGGTACAGCTTGCTGAAAGGCTTAGGCGGTAGGGCGGTTTCAATTTTCGGCGCTTCCTTTTGGGGAGCGCCGTTTTTTTGCTTCCAACATCTTCCGAACGTCGAGTGTCCACAGGTTGAAGGCTGCGCGACTGCCCGTGTCAAAGGCAAGGTCAGTCTTGGCTAACTCAGCAACCTTTGACGCGAGTTCGATCTTGGGTTTTGAGGCACTAGGCAATTCGTGTCTGCCGTTGCGAATGAACGAGACGGCACCAATGAGTATGTCCACTATTTGAATCAACGATTCGTTTGATTCTCCGCTGGACTTGCGCGGTTCAACATTGGCAATCGCATTTGATCTCCCAACATCGCGTCGAAGCGCACTGTTCAAGGTTTTCTTCAGGACATCAAGTCGAAACGGATAATTGTTTGTCTTGTCGTCGAGCAAGACAAGCGCTTTCCCGGAGGGGTCTGTCTCAAGAATCTGCTTTGCAGCATTCAACAACAGGTGATGATAAACTTTGTAGAAAGATGTCTCGGTGTTTCCTTTGCCGTACTCATGGTATTCTGACACGCGAGTGTTTACAACAAGTGCGCGGAAGGTTACATGGTTAGAGTGCAGGTGACGAAAGAACCACTCTATCGACTCCAAATACAAGGGCAGATACCGATTGCTGACCTTGGTCCACTTGAATTCGCTATGCGGGTTGAGTTTGTGCGTTGCTTTCCACGTCAGAAATTCCTCGATCAGTAGCTCATAGTTTTTCGGGGGGATGATGAGCCCGCCGACAACCATGTAGTTGTCGTCTGTACTGCTTTCATCACAAATTATGATATGACTCATCGGCCAGACAAGAATCTATTCTTCGAAATAGTCTGAGTCGAGACGTTTGATGGTGTAAGTCGTAACGGTGCTGACGCCGATGTCGTGGTCTATCATGAGCTGGGCAAGTTCGAAGCCGTCCACCAAGACAACTTTCTTCTCGCCAATTCTTGTGACAAATTCCCGCGCATCTTTCGTGAACTGTGAGGTCGTAATAAATACACCCTTCTTCGCACCGTGGTAATCCAAGCTTCCAGAGAAGTCGCGCACCGATCCGGCTCCGACAACATTCTCCCAGCGTTTTGCTTGAACATAAATTATGTCCAAGCCAAGCTTGTCTTCTTTGATGATGCCGTCAATGCCGCCGTCACCTGACTTACCGACAACGCGCGCCGCTTCTTCAACTGAACCTCCGTAACCCATCCTTACAAGAAGATCAACTACAAGCTGCTCGAAGAAGCGCGGGGAACAGGATTTGACTTTCTCTATAAGTTCTGCTGCCAGAGTGCTTCGAACTTGGGTGTAACCACGGTCGATCTGTTCGTCGGGTGTAAGCTGATGGTCTGATGGTGGTTTTGGGCTGTCTTGCTCGTCGACCTTCGTTTTTTCTCTTGCCTTGCCCTGCCACGCCACGAATTCTGGAAACTGTCGAAGCACTGCGATATCAATTTGCGGAGGGTTTGAGCTCAGCAACTCCTTGCCTCGCGCAGTAATCTTGTATGTCGCGCGCGCAGGTCTATCAACAAGTTTGGCGTTCATCATGTATTGCAGCGCCCAATGCACTCGCCCGCCAAACGCTGGCGTTCCACTCTTCACAAGAAGGACCAGTTCATCGTTTGTCAGGTCAAAATGCCTTGCCATCGCAGCAACAAGATCGCTTTTGCTAAACTCAATACCTCGTTGCATGTGTTTTAACAACGGCAACATTATGGATTCGTAATCTGGTAGTGCCATGTGCGATGCGGTGTTGGTTTACGCTTTTCGTCCGTGGGGTGCTCTGAATAGATCCTTCATTTCGTTCAGGATGACAGCGCGCTTGAAATCTCTGCCCCGCCCGGGCGGATCGCCATCCGCCCCTACATGAGCCGCCCGGGAACAAATGTTAGAGCCGCGTCGTGTAATCATTGAAGCGCCAGGCACAAAGGCTGAACCGCTGCGGCGGCATGGCCAAGCCGGTGGGCAAAACAAATGTCTGGCGTGTCGCTTTTACGGCGTCCTGCAAACACAGGCGCCGTTTTTTTGTGCGTTCGGGCGGTGCGGCACCCGGGCACAACATGTTGTGCCCCTACTTCTTTATCTTCTTCTTCGGCTTGTCTTCCACCACCACCGCCGAGCCGAAATTTTCCGGCAATTTGATGAAACGCTGTTCAACTATCGCCAACACATTGAAGAGTGTGTAATACAGCGAAAGCCCGCTGGGGAAATTGTTGAAGAGCAGCACCATCATCACCGGCATGATGTAGAGCATGGCCTTCTGATTCGGATCCGTGAGCGTGGCCTTCGACATGAAGAACTGCGACACGCCCATCACGATCGGCAGCAAGCCGACGCCGCTGCCGTAGAGCGGAATCGAAAACGGCAGATGAAACATGAAGTCGGGCTGACTCAGGTCCGATATCCAACCGAAGAAGGGCGCCTGACGAAACTCGATCGTGCTGCGGAACACGATGAACAGCGCATAAAGAATCGGCATCTGCAGCAGCATCGGAATACAGCCCGCAGCGGGATTGGCGCCGCGCTCTTTATAGAGAGCCATCATGGCCGCGTTCATCGCCTGCGGATTCTTGGCGTGCTTTTCTTTCAGCGCTTCAATCTCAGGACGCAGCGCCGCGAGCTTCTTCATCGCAATCTGCGACTTGCGCGTGAGCGGCCACAGCAGCACCTTCACCAATATCGAGAAGATGATGATGACGATGCCGTAATTGGATATGAACTTGCCCAGGAATTTCAACAGCCACAACGTGGCCAGCGAGAACGGCTTGACGATGCTCCAGCCCCAGTTCATCGTGTTCTCGAGACCGACACCATAAACTTCGAGATTCTCCTTGTCAATCGGCCCCCAATAAACCTGCACCCGGCTTTCGAGCGTCGCGCCCTCCCACGGCATGCGCAGGCTTGCATCATATATATGTGGGACGGTCTTTTCACCGGCAACCCGCGTGCGGCCGAGCAAATCCGCTCCGGCGGCCGGGCTGCTGGGAATCATCGCGGCTATGAAGTATTTCGAGCGCGCGGCAACAAACGGGGTCCGCCCGGTCGCGGAGAACTCCACCTTGGGATCGCTGCCAAGCTGGGAATTCTCGAGCTCTTCACCCACCATCGCGTAGGCTCCGCCGAACTCGTGATCTGATGCAGGATCCGGTTCGGTTGTGGGAACCCCGCCCTGCCACGTCAGTTTATATTCGCGGGTGTCGGGTGTGGAGTAGCCGTTGGCGCGAATGACGAGGTCGAATCCATATCGTTCGCTGTCAACAATATAATAAACAGTTAGTTTCTGACCCGCCGGCGAAGTGTAGTTCAGCTCGAGCGAGTCGCGGCCACCCAGGACCGCCAGTCGTGACCTGCTGGGTTCGAAGTAAAGTCCCCGCAGCGTGCTGATGTTTCGCGGTCCGAGATCAATATCCCAAGTGCCGATGGCCGAATCCTTTGCAGTTGCCATCGCATGAAGGTTGACTGAAGGACCAGCTTTGAGCTTGTAATCATTGAGTATGTAACTTGTCGGACGACCATCTGAGCCGATCCACAGCTTATACTTTGGAGTCTCGATTTCGACCAGCTCCGAGGTGTAGGGTTTGACCGGGGCTGCCGAATCCACGACGGCGGCGACCGTGGCGTTTATTGTATCCGCAGGGGCGGACGTTATCGCCTCGGTACCTGATGACTTGTCTGTTTTTTCAGGGCTTGACTGCTCAATGACGGTTTCTGCCTGCTGATTTGCCGGAGGAGGCGGCATCAGCCATTTGTTGTACACGGGCATCAGGATGATTATGATGCCAACAATAATCAGTGCGATAATGGTGTTGCGATCAAACACGGTGTTCTTTTTTAAGTTGTTGTTCCCTTTGACTCTGGAACTAAGTCCACGCCGCCGGGATGCCAGGGGCCGCACTTCGCGACCCTGCGAATTGATAGTGCAAGTCCTTTGACAAATCCTTTT comes from the bacterium genome and includes:
- the mnmE gene encoding tRNA uridine-5-carboxymethylaminomethyl(34) synthesis GTPase MnmE gives rise to the protein MTPPADTIAAIATPPGIGGIAVIRVSGPKSWEVARLLGSPSVHGGNMGGLETAPNTVKHAYIYNNNNELIDEVLISFFKSPHSYTGEDVIEISCHGGNVVSKRILKLILSQDVRMARPGEFTERAFLNGKLDLAQAEAVAGLIHARSEASARTALSQLSGKLSEHVREMRAKILDLLALLELELDFSEEDVSFQSLESRKTDLLELQQKIKHLISSFARGRIEREGLRVAIVGAPNAGKSTLLNRIVGDERAIVSPHPGTTRDVIEAHLELSGHEVIFQDTAGLRDTEHEIESIGIERTRKALSRADLILLLIDSQTGDLPGPEMLAEIANKTPLIVYNKSDLSRAEYAVPFATHSGVFHISALSGGGVEELLTELTRVFTEELETAGDLIITEQRHHDALRRANEALVRAQSLFSESTLMAADLRDAANALGEITGESIGEEVLDRIFSKFCIGK
- a CDS encoding DUF262 domain-containing protein translates to MPQQKYSVTQQPIDTLLSWVKSGEIAIPEIQRPFVWSATKVRDLLDSLLQGYPVGYLIAWRNPTVRLKDGTQSAGKRILIDGQQRVTALMASLLGREVVTKDYETVRIRIAYHPIERRFEVTNPAIKKDKSWLPDIAEVFAPTASMFSLVNEYCQKNESASQDAVFKSLEGLRQITNNSVGLIELEADLGIETVTEVFIRVNSAGTELSQADFAMSKIASSEQYDGHTLRKAIDYFCHLTVAPEFHGIIADKDKEFAKTDYFQKMSWLKQEGDDIYDPAYTDMLRVAYTSEFGRGRLEDLVALLSGRNFETKQYEATVAEESFERLRAGIQNFMSETNFKRFVMIIRSAGFVDATLVGSQNALNVAYILYLLMRRHNVPAPEIESFVRKWFVLSMLTQRYSGSAESTIDFDVRQFEQQGFHKYIEAIMSGTLSDSYWSVQLPQEMVTSSSSSPAFRVFRAAQVKLNDKGFLSRDITVQDLILNRGDHHHIFPKNYLKKEGASKGIYNQIANYAVTQSEINIAIGDLAPSKYFSTLFEACSRGQSAYGAINDLDELKENLRAHCIPDGITEMSSEHYSDFLDARRTAMADRMRMYFRKL
- a CDS encoding DUF3800 domain-containing protein — protein: MSHIIICDESSTDDNYMVVGGLIIPPKNYELLIEEFLTWKATHKLNPHSEFKWTKVSNRYLPLYLESIEWFFRHLHSNHVTFRALVVNTRVSEYHEYGKGNTETSFYKVYHHLLLNAAKQILETDPSGKALVLLDDKTNNYPFRLDVLKKTLNSALRRDVGRSNAIANVEPRKSSGESNESLIQIVDILIGAVSFIRNGRHELPSASKPKIELASKVAELAKTDLAFDTGSRAAFNLWTLDVRKMLEAKKRRSPKGSAEN
- a CDS encoding restriction endonuclease, encoding MALPDYESIMLPLLKHMQRGIEFSKSDLVAAMARHFDLTNDELVLLVKSGTPAFGGRVHWALQYMMNAKLVDRPARATYKITARGKELLSSNPPQIDIAVLRQFPEFVAWQGKAREKTKVDEQDSPKPPSDHQLTPDEQIDRGYTQVRSTLAAELIEKVKSCSPRFFEQLVVDLLVRMGYGGSVEEAARVVGKSGDGGIDGIIKEDKLGLDIIYVQAKRWENVVGAGSVRDFSGSLDYHGAKKGVFITTSQFTKDAREFVTRIGEKKVVLVDGFELAQLMIDHDIGVSTVTTYTIKRLDSDYFEE
- the yidC gene encoding membrane protein insertase YidC, which gives rise to MFDRNTIIALIIVGIIIILMPVYNKWLMPPPPANQQAETVIEQSSPEKTDKSSGTEAITSAPADTINATVAAVVDSAAPVKPYTSELVEIETPKYKLWIGSDGRPTSYILNDYKLKAGPSVNLHAMATAKDSAIGTWDIDLGPRNISTLRGLYFEPSRSRLAVLGGRDSLELNYTSPAGQKLTVYYIVDSERYGFDLVIRANGYSTPDTREYKLTWQGGVPTTEPDPASDHEFGGAYAMVGEELENSQLGSDPKVEFSATGRTPFVAARSKYFIAAMIPSSPAAGADLLGRTRVAGEKTVPHIYDASLRMPWEGATLESRVQVYWGPIDKENLEVYGVGLENTMNWGWSIVKPFSLATLWLLKFLGKFISNYGIVIIIFSILVKVLLWPLTRKSQIAMKKLAALRPEIEALKEKHAKNPQAMNAAMMALYKERGANPAAGCIPMLLQMPILYALFIVFRSTIEFRQAPFFGWISDLSQPDFMFHLPFSIPLYGSGVGLLPIVMGVSQFFMSKATLTDPNQKAMLYIMPVMMVLLFNNFPSGLSLYYTLFNVLAIVEQRFIKLPENFGSAVVVEDKPKKKIKK